A region from the Schistocerca serialis cubense isolate TAMUIC-IGC-003099 chromosome 1, iqSchSeri2.2, whole genome shotgun sequence genome encodes:
- the LOC126472665 gene encoding phospholipid hydroperoxide glutathione peroxidase-like — protein sequence MSGNADWKSASTIYDFTARDIKGEEVSLEKYRGHVCIIVNVASKCGLTATNYKELEDLKKAYGESQGLRILAFPCNQFNGQEPGDSEQIACFALRTMGATFDLFEKVDVNGDDAHPLWKFLKKKQPGTLGNAIKWNYTKFVVDRNGIPVERFAPTTEPKKMESTLKKYF from the exons ATGTCTGGGAATGCGGACTGGAAATCAGCCTCCACCATCTACGACTTCACGGCGAGAGACATCAAGGGCGAGGAGGTGTCCCTGGAGAAGTACCGAGGACACGTCTGCATCATCGTCAATGTCGCCTCCAAGTGCGGCCTCACTGCCACCAACTACAAA GAATTGGAGGATCTGAAGAAGGCCTATGGGGAGAGTCAGGGCCTGCGCATCCTGGCGTTCCCCTGCAACCAGTTCAACGGCCAGGAGCCGGGAGACAGCGAGCAGATAGCCTGCTTCGCCCTCAGGACCATGGGTGCCACTTTTGACCTCTTCGAGAAG GTTGACGTCAATGGCGATGATGCGCACCCCCTGTGGAAGTTCCTGAAGAAGAAACAACCTGGAACACTGGGCAACGCTATAAAGTGGAATTACACCAAGTTCGTCGTGGATCGGAACGGGATACCCGTGGAAAGATTCGCTCCTACCACCGAGCCCAAGAAGATGGAATCCACACTGAAAAAATACTTCTAA